Proteins from a single region of Novosphingobium sp. CECT 9465:
- a CDS encoding gamma carbonic anhydrase family protein has protein sequence MHPDVSIITLNGKAPRIHESAFIAPGCRIIGDVEIGPDVSIWYNCVIRADVNFIRIGARSNVQDGSVIHCDSANPKHPAGFPTILGEDVLVGHLAMVHGCVIEDRGFIGLGAIVMSGAVIESDGMLAAGAMLTSGKRIGARQLWGGRPAAYMRDLTDAALEDMQQGVQHYVHNGRAHKAAVLGAPEA, from the coding sequence ATGCATCCTGATGTTTCGATCATCACGTTGAACGGCAAGGCTCCGCGCATTCACGAATCCGCGTTCATCGCGCCGGGGTGCCGGATCATCGGCGATGTCGAGATCGGGCCGGACGTTTCCATCTGGTATAACTGCGTGATCCGGGCTGATGTGAACTTCATCCGTATCGGCGCGCGCAGCAATGTGCAGGATGGGTCGGTCATTCATTGCGACAGCGCCAATCCAAAGCATCCGGCGGGCTTTCCCACGATTCTGGGTGAGGACGTGCTGGTGGGCCATCTGGCGATGGTGCACGGCTGCGTGATCGAGGATCGCGGCTTCATCGGTCTTGGTGCCATCGTGATGAGCGGCGCCGTGATCGAGAGCGACGGCATGCTGGCGGCGGGTGCAATGCTGACCAGCGGAAAGCGCATCGGCGCGCGCCAGTTGTGGGGCGGGCGCCCTGCGGCCTACATGCGGGACCTGACCGATGCTGCACTGGAAGACATGCAGCAAGGTGTGCAGCATTACGTGCACAACGGGCGCGCGCACAAGGCGGCGGTTCTTGGCGCGCCCGAAGCCTGA
- a CDS encoding DUF167 domain-containing protein translates to MARPKPDLPAVAELRALIDRDGRLAVRVTPGARSEGVDIVDGRVLVKVRSKPEDGKASAAVLGLLAQALGVAPSKVEMLRGATSREKLFRIPPGA, encoded by the coding sequence TTGGCGCGCCCGAAGCCTGATCTTCCTGCCGTGGCAGAATTGCGCGCGCTGATCGATCGCGATGGGCGGCTGGCGGTGCGGGTAACGCCCGGCGCGCGCAGCGAGGGTGTCGATATCGTCGATGGACGTGTGCTGGTGAAAGTGCGGTCGAAGCCGGAAGATGGCAAGGCAAGCGCTGCCGTTCTTGGGCTTCTGGCACAGGCGCTCGGCGTCGCGCCATCGAAAGTGGAAATGTTGCGCGGCGCAACTTCGCGCGAAAAGCTGTTCAGGATTCCGCCGGGAGCCTGA
- a CDS encoding YoaK family protein — protein sequence MIHYDRQRRRFAIALAALAGFVDAVGFLSADGYFVSFMSGNSTRLGVSLGTDPVRAMMPAVLIAGFLCGVTGGALLSRGAGPWRKPAVLALVALMLLAAATGRLLGLPILMLGGMVVAMGALNNTFQRGGEVTVGLTYMTGALVKLGQGLANALAGQPNSGWTSWAGLWGGLLAGAIMGAFLQDRLPMGCLWLAAAYCAAMIAVAFRLPAES from the coding sequence ATGATCCACTACGACCGCCAGCGCCGCCGCTTTGCCATCGCGCTGGCGGCGCTCGCCGGATTCGTCGATGCGGTCGGGTTCCTGTCAGCGGACGGCTATTTCGTGTCGTTCATGTCGGGCAATTCGACACGGCTCGGCGTCTCGCTCGGCACCGACCCTGTCCGAGCGATGATGCCCGCGGTGCTCATCGCAGGGTTTCTTTGCGGCGTTACGGGCGGCGCGCTGCTTTCGCGCGGGGCCGGTCCTTGGCGCAAGCCCGCGGTTCTGGCATTGGTGGCGCTGATGCTGCTGGCCGCAGCAACCGGACGCTTGCTTGGCCTGCCGATCCTGATGCTCGGCGGCATGGTCGTGGCGATGGGCGCGCTCAACAACACCTTCCAGCGTGGCGGTGAAGTAACCGTCGGGCTGACTTATATGACCGGCGCACTGGTCAAGCTGGGACAGGGTCTTGCCAACGCATTGGCAGGCCAGCCCAACAGCGGCTGGACATCATGGGCGGGATTATGGGGTGGATTGTTGGCCGGTGCGATAATGGGCGCGTTCCTGCAAGACCGCCTGCCCATGGGCTGCCTGTGGCTGGCAGCGGCATATTGTGCAGCAATGATCGCGGTCGCCTTCAGGCTCCCGGCGGAATCCTGA
- a CDS encoding group II truncated hemoglobin, whose product MTTDTAEAPAASPYERIGGIAILRQITDRFYDLMDQDASYAALRAMHAPDLSPMRESLPNFLAGWAGGPRQWFDANPGKCMMSMHKPFPITRETARQWADAMQRAIADVAPADAEIAKALSDVLVQMARGMARD is encoded by the coding sequence TTGACTACCGATACTGCCGAAGCGCCTGCTGCCTCGCCATATGAACGCATTGGCGGGATTGCCATCCTGCGCCAGATCACGGACCGTTTCTATGATCTGATGGATCAGGACGCGTCGTATGCGGCATTGCGGGCGATGCACGCGCCGGATCTTTCGCCGATGCGCGAATCGCTGCCGAATTTCCTTGCCGGATGGGCAGGCGGCCCGCGCCAGTGGTTCGATGCAAATCCTGGCAAGTGCATGATGTCGATGCACAAGCCCTTCCCGATCACGCGCGAAACCGCCCGCCAGTGGGCCGATGCCATGCAACGCGCGATTGCCGATGTGGCCCCGGCCGATGCAGAAATCGCCAAGGCGCTGTCCGATGTGCTGGTGCAAATGGCCAGGGGCATGGCGCGGGATTGA
- a CDS encoding cisplatin damage response ATP-dependent DNA ligase, whose product MKRFAALLDALVLTPSRNAKLALLATYLRDTPDPDRGWALAALTDGLDFPAVKAGTIRALMAARVDPVLWTLSRDYVGDTAETASLLWPEPLGATLPAPTVAEVVETLHATTRATAPGILGELLDRLDVNGRYALLKLATGAMRIGISARLAKVAFAQAFGVRVEDVEEYWHGQSPPYLPLFAWAANDAPPPRTDLLPLFRPFMLAHPLEAASVDLADYAAEWKWDGIRVQIVHVAGETRVYSRSGDDISATFPEVTAAMTAPGVLDGELLVRGMHQGGEEGGAASFNALQQRLGRKTVSKAMLRDFPAFVRLYDVLIDGAEDVREWAWEQRRTRLEALVPQLDPERFDLSQVIEARDFEQLAEIRARARDDAIEGVMLKRRDSPYVAGRRTGLWYKWKRDPLLIDCVLMYAQRGSGKRSSFYSDFTFGCWNGDPDEGAELLPVGKAYFGFTDEELKWLDRHVRQNTVARFGPVRETDKSLVLEVAFDSVHASKRHKSGVAMRFPRISRIRADKPAHEADRLETLKALVVP is encoded by the coding sequence ATGAAGCGCTTTGCCGCCCTGCTCGATGCGCTCGTGCTCACGCCTTCACGCAACGCCAAGCTCGCGCTGCTGGCCACCTATCTGCGCGATACGCCTGACCCGGACCGGGGCTGGGCACTGGCGGCGCTGACCGATGGACTGGACTTCCCCGCCGTCAAGGCCGGCACCATCCGCGCACTGATGGCCGCGCGCGTCGATCCGGTGCTGTGGACGTTGAGCCGCGATTACGTGGGCGATACAGCCGAAACCGCCAGCCTGCTCTGGCCGGAACCGCTGGGCGCAACGCTTCCAGCCCCCACGGTGGCCGAGGTGGTCGAAACCCTGCACGCCACCACTCGCGCCACCGCACCGGGCATTCTCGGCGAATTGCTCGACCGGCTCGACGTCAACGGCCGTTACGCGTTGCTCAAGCTGGCGACAGGAGCGATGCGTATCGGCATTTCCGCGCGCCTTGCCAAAGTGGCGTTCGCACAGGCGTTTGGCGTCCGCGTGGAGGATGTGGAGGAGTACTGGCACGGGCAATCGCCGCCCTACCTGCCGCTGTTCGCATGGGCAGCAAATGATGCGCCGCCGCCGCGCACCGATCTTCTGCCGCTGTTCCGACCGTTCATGCTGGCGCACCCGCTGGAGGCGGCAAGTGTGGATCTTGCCGACTATGCTGCGGAATGGAAGTGGGACGGCATCCGTGTGCAGATCGTCCATGTGGCGGGCGAAACGCGGGTCTATTCCCGCAGCGGCGACGACATTTCCGCCACCTTCCCGGAAGTGACCGCCGCGATGACCGCGCCCGGTGTGCTCGATGGCGAACTGCTGGTACGCGGCATGCATCAAGGTGGCGAGGAGGGTGGGGCAGCCAGTTTCAACGCATTGCAGCAGCGGCTGGGACGCAAGACCGTATCAAAGGCCATGCTCCGCGATTTTCCGGCGTTCGTCCGCCTCTACGACGTGCTGATCGATGGCGCCGAGGATGTGCGCGAATGGGCGTGGGAGCAGCGCCGCACCCGGCTGGAAGCTCTGGTGCCGCAGCTTGATCCAGAGCGGTTCGACCTTTCCCAGGTGATCGAGGCGCGGGATTTCGAGCAGCTTGCCGAAATCCGTGCCCGCGCGCGCGACGATGCCATTGAGGGCGTGATGCTGAAGCGGCGCGACAGTCCTTATGTGGCGGGCAGACGGACCGGACTGTGGTACAAGTGGAAGCGCGATCCGCTGCTGATCGATTGCGTGTTGATGTATGCACAACGCGGGTCAGGCAAACGCTCGTCGTTCTATTCGGATTTCACCTTCGGCTGCTGGAACGGCGATCCCGATGAGGGTGCGGAACTGCTGCCGGTGGGCAAGGCCTATTTCGGCTTCACTGACGAAGAACTGAAATGGCTCGACCGGCACGTTCGGCAGAACACCGTGGCCAGGTTTGGCCCGGTGCGCGAGACGGACAAGTCGCTGGTGCTCGAAGTCGCGTTCGATTCGGTCCATGCCAGCAAGCGCCACAAATCTGGCGTAGCCATGCGCTTTCCCCGGATCAGCCGCATTCGCGCAGACAAACCCGCGCACGAGGCAGACCGGCTTGAAACATTGAAAGCGCTTGTCGTGCCCTGA
- a CDS encoding ligase-associated DNA damage response exonuclease yields the protein MAPPFSWLKPEPFGLHVVPADAWIDPASPVDTALVTHGHADHARGGHGLTVATPETLAIMALRYGVQESGAQPVAYGETVTLKGGVCATYVPAGHVLGSAQILLEHAGERVIVTGDYKRRADPTCPPFEVTPCDVFVTEATFGLPVFRHPPIAEEMAKLLAARENDAGRCVLVGAYALGKAQRVIAELRAAGYSDTIWLHGAMERMCRLYEDHGVDLGDLKAVAGVPKGALENAIVVCPPSALNDRWSRRLPDPVTAMASGWMRVRQRARQRNVELPLIISDHADWDELTATIAQVKPAETWITHGREEALLRWCELTQRKARALALVGYEDEDD from the coding sequence ATGGCACCGCCCTTCTCCTGGCTGAAACCCGAACCCTTCGGGCTTCACGTTGTCCCTGCCGACGCGTGGATCGATCCGGCGAGCCCGGTGGACACCGCGCTGGTCACTCACGGCCACGCCGATCACGCGCGCGGTGGACACGGCCTCACCGTCGCCACGCCCGAAACGCTGGCGATCATGGCGCTGCGCTATGGTGTACAGGAATCGGGCGCGCAGCCCGTGGCCTATGGCGAGACGGTTACGCTGAAAGGCGGGGTGTGCGCCACCTATGTCCCCGCAGGCCACGTCCTCGGCTCCGCGCAGATCCTGCTCGAACACGCCGGTGAGCGCGTGATCGTGACCGGCGATTACAAGCGCCGAGCGGACCCCACCTGCCCGCCGTTCGAAGTGACGCCCTGCGATGTATTCGTGACCGAGGCGACATTTGGCCTTCCCGTATTCAGGCATCCGCCGATTGCCGAAGAAATGGCCAAACTGCTTGCTGCGCGCGAGAACGATGCGGGACGCTGCGTTCTGGTAGGGGCCTATGCGCTGGGCAAGGCGCAGCGGGTGATCGCTGAACTGCGCGCCGCAGGATACTCCGACACGATCTGGCTGCACGGCGCAATGGAGCGGATGTGCCGGTTGTACGAAGATCATGGCGTCGACCTTGGCGATCTGAAAGCGGTGGCGGGTGTGCCGAAAGGCGCACTGGAAAACGCTATCGTGGTGTGCCCGCCGTCCGCACTCAATGACCGCTGGAGCCGTCGCCTGCCCGACCCCGTCACCGCCATGGCATCGGGCTGGATGCGGGTGCGGCAGCGCGCCCGCCAGCGCAATGTCGAACTGCCGCTGATCATTTCCGATCATGCCGACTGGGACGAATTGACCGCGACGATAGCGCAAGTGAAACCCGCCGAAACGTGGATCACGCATGGCCGCGAGGAGGCCCTGCTGCGCTGGTGCGAACTCACGCAGCGCAAGGCCAGGGCGCTGGCGCTGGTGGGATATGAAGATGAGGATGATTGA
- the clpA gene encoding ATP-dependent Clp protease ATP-binding subunit ClpA, with protein sequence MPSFAQSLEKTLHTALANASERSHEYATLEHLLLALIDDADAAQVMQACGVDLGDLGDVVRQYLDQEYQSLKTQEKADPQPTAGFQRVIQRAILHVQSSGKDTVTGANVLVALFSERDSYAVYFLQQQDMSRLDAVSFISHGIGKGGRQADGRTAKGAEEEAPKQQEEKTDAKGQKKETALDQFCVNLNEKALSGKVDPLIGRGPEVDRTIQILCRRSKNNPLYVGDPGVGKTAIAEGLARKIVEGEVPEVLSEAVIYSLDMGSLLAGTRYRGDFEERLKQVVSELEKMPHAVLFIDEIHTVIGAGATSGGAMDASNLLKPALSGGTIRCIGSTTYKEFRNHFEKDRALLRRFQKIDVNEPTIEDTIKILKGLRTAFEDHHKVKYTPDAIKTAVELSARYINDRKLPDKAIDVIDEVGAMQMLVPPNKRKKTITAREIEQVIATMARIPPKSVSSDDKKVLEHLERDLKRLVFGQDKAIEVLSSAMKLSRAGLRDADKPIGSFLFSGPTGVGKTEVARSLAQIMGIPLQRFDMSEYMERHSVSRLIGAPPGYVGFDQGGLLTDAIDQQPHCVLLLDEIEKAHPDLFNILLQVMDNGRLTDHHGKTVDFRNVVLIMTTNAGASDMARQGIGFGDVSKADAGDEAVKKMFTPEFRNRLDAIVPFAYLVPEVVSRVVDKFVLQLELQLADQNVHIQFDADARAWLARKGYDKLYGARPMARLIQDKVKKPLAEELLFGKLANGGEVHVSLKEDALSFELTPAAPKLVKKKARKGKAGSAATEEPNTDEAE encoded by the coding sequence ATGCCCAGTTTCGCACAGAGCCTCGAAAAAACGCTGCATACCGCGCTCGCCAACGCGTCCGAGCGCAGCCACGAGTACGCGACGCTGGAGCATCTGCTGCTGGCGCTGATCGACGATGCCGATGCGGCGCAAGTCATGCAGGCTTGCGGCGTTGATCTGGGGGACCTCGGCGATGTGGTGCGCCAGTACCTCGATCAGGAATACCAGTCGCTCAAGACGCAGGAAAAGGCCGATCCACAGCCGACTGCCGGGTTCCAGCGGGTAATCCAGCGCGCCATCCTGCACGTGCAGTCATCGGGCAAGGACACCGTGACCGGGGCCAACGTACTGGTCGCGCTGTTTTCCGAACGCGATTCCTACGCGGTCTATTTCCTCCAGCAGCAGGACATGAGTCGGCTGGATGCGGTCAGCTTCATCAGTCACGGCATCGGCAAGGGCGGTCGCCAGGCCGATGGCCGGACTGCCAAGGGCGCGGAGGAAGAGGCGCCCAAGCAGCAGGAAGAAAAGACTGATGCCAAGGGCCAGAAGAAGGAAACCGCGCTTGACCAGTTTTGCGTAAATCTCAACGAGAAAGCGCTGAGCGGCAAGGTCGATCCGCTGATCGGCCGTGGTCCAGAAGTGGATCGCACGATCCAGATCCTGTGCCGCCGTTCGAAGAACAACCCGCTCTACGTGGGCGATCCGGGCGTGGGCAAGACCGCTATCGCCGAAGGTCTTGCGCGCAAGATCGTCGAAGGCGAAGTGCCCGAAGTGCTGTCCGAAGCGGTGATCTATTCGCTCGACATGGGCAGCCTCCTGGCCGGAACGCGCTATCGCGGTGACTTCGAAGAACGCCTCAAGCAGGTCGTCTCGGAACTCGAAAAGATGCCGCACGCGGTGCTGTTCATCGACGAGATTCACACCGTGATCGGGGCCGGCGCCACCAGCGGCGGCGCGATGGATGCATCGAACCTGCTCAAGCCCGCGCTTTCGGGCGGGACGATTCGCTGCATCGGTTCGACCACGTACAAGGAATTCCGCAATCACTTCGAAAAGGACCGCGCCCTGCTGCGCCGGTTCCAGAAGATCGACGTGAATGAACCGACGATCGAGGATACGATCAAGATCCTCAAAGGTCTGCGCACCGCATTCGAGGACCATCACAAGGTCAAGTACACCCCCGATGCGATCAAGACAGCGGTCGAGCTTTCGGCGCGCTACATCAATGACCGCAAGCTGCCCGACAAGGCGATCGACGTGATCGACGAAGTGGGCGCGATGCAGATGCTGGTGCCGCCGAACAAGCGCAAGAAGACGATCACCGCGCGCGAGATCGAACAGGTGATCGCCACGATGGCGCGAATCCCGCCCAAATCGGTGTCGAGCGACGACAAGAAGGTGCTCGAACATCTTGAGCGCGATCTCAAGCGGCTCGTGTTCGGGCAGGACAAGGCCATCGAGGTGCTGTCCAGCGCGATGAAGCTCAGCCGTGCAGGGCTTCGCGATGCCGACAAGCCCATCGGCTCGTTCCTGTTCAGCGGTCCGACCGGCGTCGGCAAGACCGAAGTCGCGCGCAGCCTTGCCCAGATCATGGGCATCCCGCTGCAACGCTTCGACATGTCCGAATATATGGAGCGCCACTCGGTCAGCCGACTGATCGGTGCGCCTCCGGGCTATGTCGGGTTCGATCAGGGCGGCCTCCTCACCGATGCCATCGATCAGCAGCCGCATTGCGTGCTGTTGCTTGATGAAATCGAAAAGGCGCACCCCGACCTGTTCAACATCCTGCTGCAGGTGATGGACAACGGGCGGCTGACCGACCACCACGGCAAGACGGTCGATTTCCGCAACGTGGTGCTGATCATGACCACGAATGCGGGCGCATCGGACATGGCGCGGCAGGGCATCGGCTTTGGCGATGTTTCGAAGGCCGATGCGGGCGATGAAGCGGTGAAGAAGATGTTCACCCCCGAATTCCGCAACCGCCTCGATGCGATCGTGCCGTTTGCCTATCTGGTGCCCGAAGTGGTCAGCCGCGTGGTCGACAAGTTCGTGCTCCAGCTCGAACTGCAACTGGCCGATCAGAACGTCCACATCCAGTTCGATGCGGATGCGCGGGCATGGCTGGCGCGCAAGGGCTATGACAAGCTCTATGGCGCAAGGCCGATGGCCCGGCTGATTCAGGACAAGGTGAAGAAGCCGCTGGCCGAGGAACTGCTGTTCGGCAAGCTGGCCAATGGCGGCGAAGTCCACGTCAGCCTGAAGGAAGATGCCCTCTCCTTCGAACTGACCCCGGCCGCGCCCAAGCTGGTCAAGAAAAAGGCCAGGAAGGGCAAGGCCGGTTCCGCCGCAACGGAAGAGCCGAACACCGACGAAGCCGAATAA
- a CDS encoding DUF1192 domain-containing protein codes for MDFDERPRPKGDLASQLASEVLDPFSHQELNERIRLLELEIARTVAHRDKASAHRVAADALFRTPSPSGTTS; via the coding sequence ATGGACTTCGACGAGCGCCCCCGCCCGAAAGGCGATCTGGCCAGCCAGCTGGCAAGCGAGGTGCTCGACCCGTTTTCGCATCAGGAACTGAACGAGCGCATCCGCCTGCTCGAACTGGAAATCGCCCGGACCGTGGCCCATCGCGACAAGGCCAGCGCGCACCGCGTGGCTGCCGACGCCCTCTTTCGAACGCCTTCCCCTTCAGGCACCACAAGTTGA